In the Bdellovibrionales bacterium genome, TGCGATCACCTCCCAGTTTTCAATCTCCATGCGAATAGCGGCCTCTTTGCCGCTGTGCTTGCGATAAGCTTTTTGCAAATCGAAAACTCCGGGGCTTTCGCGGGTGACTAAAAAGCCTTCCTCGGATTTTACCGAGAGATCCTCAGCGATTAAGCAGCGAAAGTTGCCTCGGTGAAGGATTTTCTTCTCAAGCGCAAGGGGGCTCCCGTCATCAAAAAGAATACCGACCTCGCATTCACCGGCTTTCACTTTAGTGACAATTTCCTGCGTGTTGCCGATCTGAACACTGGGCAGAACCTTTGGATACTTATCCGTGAGCTTACGAAGCAGGGCCGGAAGAAGATAGAAAGCCACACTGGAAGACGTCGCAATCGTTAGCGGGCCTGTGGGCTCGCTTTGCAATCCGCGAAGATCATTCTTGAGATTCTCGAGAAAGCTCTCAAGATCTGCCGCCTTCTTCACCAGGAGCTTGCCCTCTTCCGTGAGTTTGAAGCGGTTCCTGGTGTGAATCATCAGCTCACATTGTAAAACTTCCTCAAGCTTGCGGATCGCCTGGCTGATCGCCGGCTGACTGACGCCGAGCTTTTTGGCGGCAGCCGCAATGCCACCGAGCTCGGCGGCTGTTTTAAAGTACTTGAGATGATAGATATTCGGTTCGTTTGCCATAATAATAAAAAATTATAATTAAAATATATATAATCCATTTTTAATATTATGACAAGCTGTGTATAAGAGGTCCCATCAAAAAAGTGAGGATTCAAATGAAATTTTTTCTTCCATTCGTTGTCTTCTTCGGGGTTGTTCCAGCATTTGCTACACAAAAAAAATGCGATGTCGTTTTAACCACGCTTTCTGGAGAAACTCGTTCTACGGAAATTCTAACTCCGCGAGTGATCGAAGGTGCTGATATCGCTTCATATGTAATGGACAAGAATTTTGGTGATTTCAAAGTTTTTGTGAGCGAAGTGGATGGGAACTATTATGCGGGTATTCATGCAGGTGCTAACTATTCAACTGCTGAAGGCGTAGAATCAGTAACATTGACATCGTCCTATCGCAAACGTGGGATCAGTCTTAACTGCTATTAATTTATCAACCGGCAGACAGATTCTTAACCAAGTAGCTGAGTGATAGAAACCCCCAAACATTCAGCGATGGTTCTTAAGGTCGTGATCTTAGGGTCTGTTTGTCCGGCAACGATATAGTTCAATGTCGATCGTGCAATGCCATTCTCTTCACAGCAATGAATCCAAAAGTCATACACTGAAGCATATCCAGCCAAGATAATGGCAGTTTGAATGCGTTTCCCAAGATCAAGAAGATATTTCTGGTTGCGGTTGTCACGTGCCTTGAGTTTTTTCATAGTGTTCAAATTATAAACGTAATTTTAAGTTCATCGCGTCCAATATATAGGACGTTCCTATAGAATTTTTTGTACACAGCTTTCTTATCTATGCGGAACTACATCATAAATTGTTTTTGCTTTAGTATATCTGCCAAATTTGTTTAAAGTACTTGTGCGGTCAACCGATAGAGTGTCGTCCGATTCACTGGACGCAAAAGGGGGCGTATGGGGAAGTGGAGTTTGAATCTCAAGATCAGCGTTGTTGTCGCTGTTTTGGTTTCCACAATGGTTTTTATTTCTTATCTGGGTTTATCGCGCATGAGTTCCATCAACGATGCATTAAATGATATTGTTGGAAAAAATGCTGCTCGATTAGCTATAGCACTTGAAATTAAATCACTATTTTATCTGCAGTTAATGAATGAAAAGACATTTATTCTCGAAGACACGAAAGAGAGCATGCAACAAGTCCGCAATCTCATGGACAAACGTCATGAGGAAGTGAAGAAACTCTGTGCGGATCTCCATGCCATTTCTACTGAACTTGGCAAAGAAGAGATCACGAAGTTCCTCGAAACTTATGAGGCTTGGTTCAAAAAATCAGAAGAAGTTCAGGCTCATGCTTGGAACGGCGACGATGCCAAAGCCATTGAACTGAGCCGTAGTGTGACCAAAGGTCTCCGGGCAGAGGCCGAAAAGTACATTCTTAGTACGACCGATCGCAATCAGAAAGTCATGGACCGTGAAGCCAAAGAAGCACACGAGCTCTATCTGAGCTCACGCAGCCTCGTGATGGCGATCAGTTTGTTCTCGATCTTATTTGGTATTACTTTGGCGGCGATAGTTCTTGTGAAGCTCAGTCGCACTATTAACCGCGTTGTCACTGACCTCAGCCACAATGGCGATCAGGTGAACTTGGCGGCCCAGCAGATTTCGTCTGCTTCTCAAGGTCTGGCTCAAGCGTCTACAGAGCAGGCTTCGTCATTGGAGGAAACTGTTGCTTCGGTCGAAGAGCTGACGTCTATGGTGAAAGTAAATTCTGAGAATGCCCGCCAAGCCGCGGAGCTTTCAAATTCAACGGGCGCCGTGGCGGCTCGTGGTGAAAAAGAGATCCGAGATCTTGTGACCTCGATGAATGAGATCTCTTCGGACTCCAAAAAGATTGAAGAAATTATCAATGTTATTGATGATATCGCATTCCAAACAAATTTGCTGGCGCTGAATGCCGCGGTTGAGGCAGCTCGTGCCGGTGAGCAGGGTAAAGGCTTCGCCGTGGTTGCAGATGCAGTCCGTGCTTTGGCGCAAAGAAGCGCGTCTGCAGCTAAAGACATCGCGGGCCTTATCAAGGGCAGTGTCACAAAGATTGAAGTGGGGAGCTCTCAAGCCAATCAGAGTGGCGCCGTGCTTGCTGAAATTCTTGATTCAGTGAAAAAGGTCGTTCAGTTGAATAACGAGATCGCGTCCGCAAGTGAGGAACAATCCAACGGCATTGCTCAGATCAGTAAAGCGCTAAATCAGCTTGATCAAACGACGCAGGTGAATGCAGCCTCTTCTGAGGAGGCGGCGGCAGCCGCCGAAGAGCTCTCAGCTCAAGCTCAATCTCTTTCGAACGTGGTGATTTTGCTGGAAGAAACTATTAAGGGAGCCAGCGCCAAGACGGAGCATGCTATACCGCCAGAAGAAATGGCGCAGAAAAATCTTCGCAGCCTGCCTGAGAAGATAAATGCCGCGGCATAAACCGGCTTTTGGCAAATTTCTGAAATAAGATCTGAAAAGGACGCTCCGGCGTCCTTTTTTTGTTAGCGTTTTCGTATGAAGCTTTTTACGGTCGGTTATGAAAGCACAAGCATAGATCAATTTGTCGAGTTTCTAGCCAAGAAAGACATCGAGATCGTCGTCGATGTCAGGAAAAATCCTGTGAGCCGAAAGAAAGGTTTCTCTAAGAACCGCTTGGCTCAGAATCTTTCGGAGAAGGGAATCGAGTATCTTCACCTGCCGAGTCTGGGAGTGCCGGTGGAGTGGCGCCACAAAGCCAAGGCCAAGCTCATAACCCGGAATAAAATGTTTCAAGACTACGTGAAAAAGATTCTGCCGAAAGAGCGTAAGGACATAAATCTTATCAGAAAACTTCTCCGGGAAAAGAACACCTGTCTTTTATGTTTTGAAGCCGATGCGTCTGATTGTCATCGCCATAGAGTTTCTGAAGAAGTGCGTCGCTTAGATAAAAAAGTGAAAGTTGTTGATCTTGAAGTGCTGCCGCCAAATCTGCGTATGTGGCGTTAGCTCAAGAATGGAAAGCTCTGAACTGTCCAAATTTTTGACAAGTAAGAAGTCTTTCCAAGTTCCCTTATGCTCCCCCTGAAAAATCGAGCGCTCTCTGCTATAAGAATCGTTCACCTATATTCTGGAGAAAACTGATATGAAATTGCGCCCTTCACTTTTAGTTGCCGCTCTCCTGATCTCGTCCATTCAGGCTCATGCCTTTGAGTGGGCTTTTCAGCCTTCGCCGACGCCGGATCCTGTTCAGGAGGCGATTGAAAATCCTTACGGTCGTTACTACACACGTAAAGACATCGAACGAATCAACCGTGAAATCGAAACCGAAAGAAGCCGTGCTTCGGGAATGGCCAAAGGCCAGGTGATTACCATCGATACGCGGGACCAAGAGTCTTGCTTACTCATTCAAAAGCAGCTCGAGTCGTCACCTATGATGGGAGTGAACGATCCGCGCAGACTTTGTGATCAAGATCCACAGAATCCACTGACGAGTGTTGTGATTTTAAGCCCATCCAATGAAACTGAATGGCGTCGTGAAATCGACATTAGTCGGCTGAAATCTTCAGAAAGAAACATTTATACCAGCACACGCAATGCTTCTTTGGCGGCAGTGGGGGTCGCGGGCATTCTATATATGATGCCAGAGAGCGTGTCCAAGTGGGATAAAAGTAAAATGAAGAATCTCGGTAAGAACTGGCGCGACAACGTGAAGGCAGGTCCCGTCGTCGATAAAGACGATTGGGCTATTAACTTCATCGGCCATCCTTACTCGGGTGCGGCTTATTATCAAATTGCCCGCCATTCAGGTTTAGGGCCTTGGGGCTCCTTTGGCTATTCGGTTGTGATGTCGACATTCTTCTGGGAATACGGTGTTGAAGCCTTTGCGGAAGTTCCTTCGATTCAGGATTTGATCATTACACCGGTCATTGGATCGATTATGGGCGAGATCTTCTATCGCACAGAAATGAGGATCCGCGCAAACGACGGAAAAGTTCTGGGCTCAAAAAAATTTGGTTCTTTCTTAATGATCGTTATGAACCCAATGGGCGCTATTAGCGATGAGATTAATAATGTGTTTGGCAAGAAGGTTGTTCAAGATGCGCGCGCCAACTGGGTTGTGCGTCAGCGCAGCTATGGCTCGGGCCCGAATATCGAAAAGAGTGGGTTCTGGGGCCTCGAGCTACAGTTTAAGTTCTAACTATTTACAATTTGGCGGATCGATGAGGGGAGCTCTCATCGATTCTTCCACCAGGCCGTTAAGGTCTTTCGTCACGTCAAAGCTATTCCAATCAGTACATTTGATCTTTGTCGCATTCTTCTGTGAAAGCATGATCGAGCTCTGCGGATTTGCGATACTATAGAACTGATCCATCGTTTTATCATCGGCTTGCGTGAGGCGACGGAAGGTCCCTTGGGCAAACTTCGACTCTTCCCCTTTGCGAGTGACATAAACAATATTGTCACAGCCGAAAGCTTTCAGAACAAGAACCGGATGCAAGTCGCTCCAGCCGCCCGCCGAGAGCTGCGTGCGTGATAAGGCTTGGATGCGAGAAAGACCTGGCTCTGCCGGAGAAGTTGAAATCACATTTATCCACGCGCTTTCACCTAAAGACATAAATTTCTGAGATTTTCTATCGTTCTTATATTCTGAAACTGTCTTGAATTGATTTTCAATTTTTGTAAGACCGTCATCTTTACCCCAGTAACCGAAATGTAGGTCCTCTGGATTCACAGAGAAATCACCGAAATTTTCGTCGGTGGTCGTTTGATAGTCGATGTAGAGTTTCGTGAACTGCTCAACGGCGGCACCGGTTAAGACGGAAGTCGTCGGGAATGCCGGAATGTAAGCGCCGACGTTTTCATCGACACGATTTTTGCCACGGGCAGCGGATTCACGATACATCAAAGCTGCGCTGCCAATGAGTTGACGACATTGAGGACGCTTTTCATTGAGTTCACGCCAAGAGAGGTTTTGCGAACCGGGCGTACAGGCTTTTAAGAAGTCCTTCATGCGTTGCTCGATCTGGGGCCCTTTGCCGGATTCGTTATTGTAATTCGCATAGAAATTGCCCATTTGACCGAGGATCGATGCGAGCTTTTTAAAATCAATTAAACCAGGGCGGACAAAAAGAGTTTTATCAGTTTGCGCATCAAACTTGCCAAAGTTTTGAATCGCCTGGGAAATCTGGCTGCTACGATAGCTCAAAAGAGGCATCACCGCAGCGTCTTGTTGCATCGCCAGTTTCGCTGTTCTTTGCACGTAAAGAATGAACTCAGGATTAATGACTTCTTTAAGGTCGTTTGAGTTCATCAGGGTTTGCAATTGAGAGAGATGTTTTAGCAGCAAGGCTTTCGCTGCTGGACTTTTGATAGCATCTTCTATTTTAGGTGCCGTCGTCAGTAGTGCTTGGAAGGCACCTTTATCCGCGAGCAGGGCTTGAATTGCTTTGCCTTCGGGAGTTTGTGTCAGGGCCTCGAGGTAGCCTTGGAAAGACTTAATTAAGAGCGCTCGCTCACTATTGGTTTGGGCCAGGGGATTTAGAGAAATACTTTCGAGCAGGAACATCGTGATACTGGCTGAACTTCCACCGGCCATCGCTGCTGGAAGGCCTTGCTCTTCAACGATACTCGACATTGCACCCCAGTGCGCCGGCATCAGCTCACCGTTACCGCGAATCGCAGCACAGTATTGGGCCGCCGATGCGGAAGAAACTGTTGCTGTCAGGACCGAAGTGAAAAGCACTGAAAATAGTTTGGAAGCTCTCATGCTTGACCTCATTTCTGCGACTTAAACAGAGCAAGGGATATACCAGATGAGGAGCTTTTAAGAGGGAATTGAAAGGGCAGAACGTCCCGGGTTGCCGTTTCTTGCTAGGCACCCAGGGAAAACACGGCGTCTCGGTTTGAGACGGTTACTTCTTTTCTTTTGGGATGAATTTGCTGCCGGACTTACCAATAGGTTTTACCGGGCGGCGTTTCTTTTTCGGCACAGTGACCACCTCTGGAAGAAGGTCGCTGTAATCGCCATCATCTTCGTCATCGTCTTCAAGGGCTTCTTCTAAAGCGCTTTTCTTTACTGCGGTGACTTTCTTTTTAGGGCTGGTGTGAACGGCGCGCTCTGAGCGAGGCTTTGCTTTGGCGAAGCCTTCGATATCATCAAAACGAACAAGCGTCGTGCGGGTCTCGCCGATCACTTTCACACCGTCAGTGGTGATCATTTTAATCAAGCCGGTCACACCGATGTGGCCGAGATTTTCTCCAGAAAGGCGGTACTTAGTTTTGGGTGCGTCTTTTTGACGAAAGAGTTTGTTTAACTCATTCACATCGACAGTTCCGAATTCGGCTGCAAGGATTTTTACGATTTGAGTTTGCTTCATGGCCACGTCCTTTAAGGAGCGTGACCATAGCATGGTTCCAACGGGAATCGAAGCGCTTTCACCAGTTTACAAAAAGCCGGGTTTGCGACGGGCCCTATCAATGGCAAAAGCACAGTTGATGAGTCCGACATGACTGTAAGTCTGCGGAAAGTTCCCCCATTGGCTGCCGGTTTCAAGATCGTAGTCTTCGCTCATCAGGCCAAGGTGGTTCTGGGCGACCAGAACTCGTTTAAACAGCTCTTCGGCGCGATCGCCCAGACCGAGCGAGGCCAGAGCTTCGATATGCCAGAAACTGCAAACCAGGAAGGCCGACTTTTGCAGGCCAAAATCATCTTGATGGCGATAGCGGAGTAAAAAGCCCGGACTGAGCTCGAGTTCCTTTTCGATGGCTGCGAGATGTCCCATGGATCTTTCGAGAGGATGATCGATCAGAAAACCCAGAGTAATCATTTGAAGCATACTTGCATCAAGGTCCTTAGAGCCGATCGCTTGAGTGTAAGCTTTCTTCTCTGAATCGTAGCAGCTTTCAAGCAAGCTTGCCGCGTGGTCGCGGCTTTTGAGCGCGCGGGCTTCGAGGTCGCCATCACCGATTTTGCGGGCGATTTTAAGAATCGCCGCACTTCCGGCCCAGTGAAAGAGCAGAGTATAAGCATGGACGGCGCGTTTTCCGCGGAATTCCCAGACGCCGTTGTCTGGCTCTTCCATCGTTTTCTCTAAATACTTTAGAACCCGCTTCATCATTTGTGTTGAAGAGCGAACATGACGATCAATCAGGCGTTCGTCAGTGTAAAGGCTGTAGAGCGCCAAAAGCACTTGCCCATAGGCATCGTGCTGAATTTGTGAAGCGGCCTGGTTGCCGATGCGCACAGGCTGATTGCCAAGATAACCTTCCATGGGCAATTCGATTTCGGTCATCTCCGGTGATCCATCAATGCGGTAGACTGGTTGCAGGCTTTCAAGCTGATCGAGATTTAGGTTTTCAATAAAGTGCGCGTACCGCTCCATCTCATCAAAGTGACCGAGGGAGTTCAGTGCCGAAATTGTATAGTAGGTATCACGTAGCCAACAAAAGCGATAATCCCAGTTGCGTCCTTCACCCGGAATTTCCGGTAAGCTCGTCGTGCAAGAGGCGATGATTGCCCCGGTGTCTTCATACTGATGGAGCTTCAGGGTCAGTGCGGAACGAATCACTTCTTTTTGAAAAATACTTGGCAGCGTACAAGACTCAACCCACTTCATCCAGTAGCGTGTTGTTCTGCTGAGAAATTCTTCAAAGGTGCTTTCGAGGGGACCTTCCAGAGGAATTCCCCAAGAAAGGACAAAATAAAGATCTTCACTGAGAGCAAAATCACGTTTCTCAACCAAATAGGTGAGTGAAGCGTTCGTCGTCAAACGCACAGGCTGTTCAAGTCCCTCGTAACGGATGTGATTGCTTCCTTGCATATGCAAAGGTGTTAATTTTCCGTAATCTCCCACGGGACTGCAGTCGACAAGAATCCTTGGGGAACCTAAAATTTTTTTTATTTTTCTAAAGAGCATAAGGGGTTTATGCTGACGCTCGAAAAGTAAAAATCTCGGAGCAAAATCAATAACCTCGAAAACGCCCTCAGGACTCTCAAAGCGCGTGACTAGCACATTTGTGTTGTCGAGATATCTTTGCGTTGATGTGTAGTTTTTTGTCGAGGGACAAATTTTAAAATGACCCGCCTTGCCTTGATCGAGGAGTCCTCCAAAGATGAAACTAGAGTCGAAGCGTGGCCAACATAGCCACTGCACATTTGCATTTTTATCAATGAGTGCTGAATAAGCACAATTGCCGATCAGCCCCATGTCATAACGATGATTATTCATTCGTAAACCTTTTTGGCTTCGTGGGGTGAGTTGATAAGACCTCCGTAGTATACAGAAGGAAACCCTGATGCCAAACACTAAAAGAATTTTTGTGAGTAATAGATTGCCTTTTAGCATAGATCCTAAAACAGGAGACCTTAAGCGTGGCAGTGGTGGTTTGGTGTCGGCGTTGCTAGGAGTGAGTCTCCATGAGCCATTTGCGTGGGTAGGTTTTGAAAGCGATCCGAAGGCGGCTAAAAAAATTCAGGAAGAAGCCTCCAAACACGTCGAGAATTTACAGTGCTATCCTATTCAGCTATCGAAAGACATCTATGAAAAATACTACGATGGTTTTTCAAATGATATTCTTTGGCCGCTTTTCCACTATGAAGGACACTTCGCCAATTTCGATCGGGACAATTGGCTCGCATATGTCGAAGCCAACTTAAAAATGGCAGAAGGTGTTGCTCGCGTAGCGAACCCGGGTGACACGGTATGGGTCCATGACTTTCATTTTATGTTATTGCCGAAATTTTTGCGTCACTTGAAACCACAGCTCAAGATTGGCTTTTTCTTACATATCCCATTTCCAAGTGCAGAACTGTTCCGTCAGCTGCCGGTGCGAGAAGAAATTCTGTCCTCTCTTGTGCAATGTGATCTAATTGGCTTTCATGAGCATTCTTATCTTCGCCACTTCGATGTTTGTTTAAAGGCGATTCTCGGCATTGAGTCGTCGCTCTTTAAAGCGGAGATGGAAGGACACACAGTAAATCTCGGTGTTTATCCGATCAGTATCGATACCGAAGGCTATCTGAAGAAAGCCGAGCATGAAGAGGTTGTGGCGCAAGCTCAGCAGTACCGCGAGCAAAGCGTCGCTCCGTATATGCTTCTGGGCGTGGATCGGCTTGACTACACCAAAGGACTCGACCTCAAGCTGTTAGGGCTACAGCAGACTTTTAAAAAGTACCCTGACCTCATTGGTAAAATCACCTTGTTGCAAGTCGCAGTCCCGACACGCGAACGTGTGCCTGCTTACAAGAACCTTAAGAAAGTCGTCGATCGCTTGGTCGGCGCAATCAATGGTCAATTCGGCGGCCCTAATTATTCTCCGGTTCAATATATTTATCGCTCGGTTCCTGAAACAGAGTTGCTCGCGCTGTATCGTCGCGCAGATGCCGTTCTCGTTACAAGCAAACGCGACGGCATGAATTTAGTGGCGATGGAATATGTGCTTGCGCAGGACCTCAAAACTCCGGGAGTTTTGATTTTAAGCGAATTCGCGGGGGCGGCTTCTTTACTCGGTGATGCTTTGATCATTAATCCATGGGACGTAGATGCCATCGCCGACGCCATTTATCGCGCGTATACGATGAGTGAGGAAGAACGCTATGAAAGGTTGCACCACTCGCAGGACATTTTACTCCGCTATTCGGCGACCAAATGGGCGGAAGCTTTCTTGGATGATCTTGAAGCCGTTGATAAGTCCGTGGTGCTTCGTCGCGTGGAGCTGTTGGCGGCAGACCCGTCTTTGTGGCCGCATTCATTCACAAAGTACATCAAAGGCAAAAAATTGCGCATGGTGCTCGACTACGACGGCACTGTCGTGGCACTGGCCCGGACACCGGGTCGGGCTCTGCTGATGAAAGAGACGAAAGCTCTCTTGTTGCAGCTCTGTGAATATATGGAGGTCTATGTGCTCAGTGGCCGCTCCAGAGAATTTCTCGACAGTCAGTTTAGCGGCATGCCGGTTTTCTTGTCAGCAGAACATGGAGCTTATTTCAAAAAGCCCGAAGGAGAATGGGAAAGTCGCGTCACCTCCGATATTAATGCGTGGTATGGAAACGTGAAGAAGGCAATGGAATCATACTGTGAAAAAGTACCTCTTTCTTTCTTAGAGACCAAAGAGGCTTCTCTTGTCTGGCATTATCGCGAGTCGCCCGAAGATTTCGCGGAATTTCAGGCCCGAAAACTGGCCGATGAGTTGCGAGTCGGACTATCCAATGAACCGGTGACTATTATGATGGGCGCTAAAATCGTCGAGGCCCGGGCTATTGAGTGTAACAAGGGCTCTTTGCTCCGTTGGCTTTTACAGACGGACACCGAAAACACTTATACCTGTCTTTGCCTCGGCGACGATAAAACGGATGAAGATATGTTTAGAGTTCTCGGCGATACCGGAGCTTCGGTTAAAATTGGCCGAGAAAAAACTGAGGCCCGTTTCCGTCTTCGCAGTCAGGAAGAGGTGGCGCCTTTCTTCCGCGCGC is a window encoding:
- a CDS encoding helix-turn-helix transcriptional regulator produces the protein MNTMKKLKARDNRNQKYLLDLGKRIQTAIILAGYASVYDFWIHCCEENGIARSTLNYIVAGQTDPKITTLRTIAECLGVSITQLLG
- a CDS encoding LysR family transcriptional regulator — protein: MANEPNIYHLKYFKTAAELGGIAAAAKKLGVSQPAISQAIRKLEEVLQCELMIHTRNRFKLTEEGKLLVKKAADLESFLENLKNDLRGLQSEPTGPLTIATSSSVAFYLLPALLRKLTDKYPKVLPSVQIGNTQEIVTKVKAGECEVGILFDDGSPLALEKKILHRGNFRCLIAEDLSVKSEEGFLVTRESPGVFDLQKAYRKHSGKEAAIRMEIENWEVIAEMARLGHGIAFLPDFIASRQAGTKIIASMNAWAQKVDYRLCQVHQGSHQLSNVAQIFIKELSTNSFQ
- a CDS encoding DUF3943 domain-containing protein: MKLRPSLLVAALLISSIQAHAFEWAFQPSPTPDPVQEAIENPYGRYYTRKDIERINREIETERSRASGMAKGQVITIDTRDQESCLLIQKQLESSPMMGVNDPRRLCDQDPQNPLTSVVILSPSNETEWRREIDISRLKSSERNIYTSTRNASLAAVGVAGILYMMPESVSKWDKSKMKNLGKNWRDNVKAGPVVDKDDWAINFIGHPYSGAAYYQIARHSGLGPWGSFGYSVVMSTFFWEYGVEAFAEVPSIQDLIITPVIGSIMGEIFYRTEMRIRANDGKVLGSKKFGSFLMIVMNPMGAISDEINNVFGKKVVQDARANWVVRQRSYGSGPNIEKSGFWGLELQFKF
- a CDS encoding MCP four helix bundle domain-containing protein, which produces MGKWSLNLKISVVVAVLVSTMVFISYLGLSRMSSINDALNDIVGKNAARLAIALEIKSLFYLQLMNEKTFILEDTKESMQQVRNLMDKRHEEVKKLCADLHAISTELGKEEITKFLETYEAWFKKSEEVQAHAWNGDDAKAIELSRSVTKGLRAEAEKYILSTTDRNQKVMDREAKEAHELYLSSRSLVMAISLFSILFGITLAAIVLVKLSRTINRVVTDLSHNGDQVNLAAQQISSASQGLAQASTEQASSLEETVASVEELTSMVKVNSENARQAAELSNSTGAVAARGEKEIRDLVTSMNEISSDSKKIEEIINVIDDIAFQTNLLALNAAVEAARAGEQGKGFAVVADAVRALAQRSASAAKDIAGLIKGSVTKIEVGSSQANQSGAVLAEILDSVKKVVQLNNEIASASEEQSNGIAQISKALNQLDQTTQVNAASSEEAAAAAEELSAQAQSLSNVVILLEETIKGASAKTEHAIPPEEMAQKNLRSLPEKINAAA
- a CDS encoding bifunctional alpha,alpha-trehalose-phosphate synthase (UDP-forming)/trehalose-phosphatase; translation: MPNTKRIFVSNRLPFSIDPKTGDLKRGSGGLVSALLGVSLHEPFAWVGFESDPKAAKKIQEEASKHVENLQCYPIQLSKDIYEKYYDGFSNDILWPLFHYEGHFANFDRDNWLAYVEANLKMAEGVARVANPGDTVWVHDFHFMLLPKFLRHLKPQLKIGFFLHIPFPSAELFRQLPVREEILSSLVQCDLIGFHEHSYLRHFDVCLKAILGIESSLFKAEMEGHTVNLGVYPISIDTEGYLKKAEHEEVVAQAQQYREQSVAPYMLLGVDRLDYTKGLDLKLLGLQQTFKKYPDLIGKITLLQVAVPTRERVPAYKNLKKVVDRLVGAINGQFGGPNYSPVQYIYRSVPETELLALYRRADAVLVTSKRDGMNLVAMEYVLAQDLKTPGVLILSEFAGAASLLGDALIINPWDVDAIADAIYRAYTMSEEERYERLHHSQDILLRYSATKWAEAFLDDLEAVDKSVVLRRVELLAADPSLWPHSFTKYIKGKKLRMVLDYDGTVVALARTPGRALLMKETKALLLQLCEYMEVYVLSGRSREFLDSQFSGMPVFLSAEHGAYFKKPEGEWESRVTSDINAWYGNVKKAMESYCEKVPLSFLETKEASLVWHYRESPEDFAEFQARKLADELRVGLSNEPVTIMMGAKIVEARAIECNKGSLLRWLLQTDTENTYTCLCLGDDKTDEDMFRVLGDTGASVKIGREKTEARFRLRSQEEVAPFFRALIQYSRQTGETTLEEENFCERSLK
- a CDS encoding DUF488 domain-containing protein: MKLFTVGYESTSIDQFVEFLAKKDIEIVVDVRKNPVSRKKGFSKNRLAQNLSEKGIEYLHLPSLGVPVEWRHKAKAKLITRNKMFQDYVKKILPKERKDINLIRKLLREKNTCLLCFEADASDCHRHRVSEEVRRLDKKVKVVDLEVLPPNLRMWR
- a CDS encoding glycoside hydrolase family 15 protein, producing the protein MNNHRYDMGLIGNCAYSALIDKNANVQWLCWPRFDSSFIFGGLLDQGKAGHFKICPSTKNYTSTQRYLDNTNVLVTRFESPEGVFEVIDFAPRFLLFERQHKPLMLFRKIKKILGSPRILVDCSPVGDYGKLTPLHMQGSNHIRYEGLEQPVRLTTNASLTYLVEKRDFALSEDLYFVLSWGIPLEGPLESTFEEFLSRTTRYWMKWVESCTLPSIFQKEVIRSALTLKLHQYEDTGAIIASCTTSLPEIPGEGRNWDYRFCWLRDTYYTISALNSLGHFDEMERYAHFIENLNLDQLESLQPVYRIDGSPEMTEIELPMEGYLGNQPVRIGNQAASQIQHDAYGQVLLALYSLYTDERLIDRHVRSSTQMMKRVLKYLEKTMEEPDNGVWEFRGKRAVHAYTLLFHWAGSAAILKIARKIGDGDLEARALKSRDHAASLLESCYDSEKKAYTQAIGSKDLDASMLQMITLGFLIDHPLERSMGHLAAIEKELELSPGFLLRYRHQDDFGLQKSAFLVCSFWHIEALASLGLGDRAEELFKRVLVAQNHLGLMSEDYDLETGSQWGNFPQTYSHVGLINCAFAIDRARRKPGFL